In Fundidesulfovibrio soli, a single genomic region encodes these proteins:
- a CDS encoding radical SAM protein, whose product MKSREEYATIRAKEAANKAFYAREDGVAAAPHTVCLSVNTNCFMRCRMCDIGTANAAKGAPGEPRLFSGRYSRPGRQREFPLERVLELVDELAPHGPTIKTNFVEPLLWSGLERLARYAKSRGLQFYTITNGWTLARHAGWIADTGVDLVRVSIDGPPEVHDRLRGVPGSHARAVAGLKALVAAKKTLGTERPILGVCCTVSDHNCRHLLPMLRGLREEGLLAHCYVNINHLQYTTAWEAEQSREQSPLLAHASPCSLDGVDLAAIDVPALAEQAARIAREFPAGEYNVYFSPRLEAGDLAAYYDPKAWMFPGTPCYLPWYAAQLDMDGNVGVYGHCVLPGFGSILDAGERGGWRGFMDVWNSERAREVRLALKRAGSFAACNRCIGTLYPLRGRD is encoded by the coding sequence GTGAAGTCGCGAGAGGAATACGCGACCATCCGCGCAAAGGAGGCCGCCAACAAGGCCTTCTATGCACGGGAGGACGGCGTGGCCGCCGCCCCGCACACGGTCTGCCTTTCGGTGAACACCAACTGCTTCATGCGCTGCCGCATGTGCGACATCGGCACGGCCAACGCGGCCAAGGGCGCCCCAGGCGAACCGCGCCTGTTCTCGGGCCGCTACTCCCGCCCGGGCCGCCAGCGGGAGTTCCCCCTGGAGCGGGTGCTGGAGCTGGTGGACGAGCTGGCCCCCCACGGCCCCACCATCAAGACCAATTTCGTGGAGCCCCTGCTCTGGAGCGGCCTGGAGCGCCTGGCCCGGTACGCGAAATCCAGGGGCCTGCAATTCTACACCATCACCAACGGCTGGACGCTCGCCCGCCACGCAGGCTGGATCGCCGACACCGGGGTGGACTTGGTGCGCGTCTCCATTGACGGCCCGCCCGAGGTGCACGACCGGCTGCGCGGCGTGCCAGGCAGCCACGCCCGGGCCGTGGCCGGGCTCAAGGCCCTGGTGGCGGCCAAGAAAACCCTCGGCACCGAGCGGCCCATCCTGGGCGTGTGCTGCACCGTGAGCGACCACAACTGCCGCCACCTGCTGCCCATGCTGCGCGGCCTGCGCGAGGAGGGCCTGCTTGCGCACTGCTACGTGAACATCAACCACCTGCAGTACACCACCGCCTGGGAGGCGGAACAGAGCCGGGAGCAGTCCCCGCTCTTGGCCCACGCCTCCCCGTGCAGCCTGGACGGCGTGGACCTGGCCGCCATCGACGTCCCGGCCCTGGCGGAGCAGGCGGCGCGGATCGCCCGGGAGTTCCCCGCCGGGGAATACAACGTCTACTTCTCGCCGCGCCTCGAAGCCGGGGACCTGGCCGCCTATTACGACCCGAAGGCCTGGATGTTTCCCGGCACACCCTGCTATCTCCCCTGGTACGCCGCCCAGCTGGATATGGACGGCAACGTGGGCGTCTACGGCCACTGCGTGCTCCCCGGGTTCGGCAGCATTCTGGATGCAGGGGAGCGGGGCGGCTGGAGGGGCTTCATGGACGTCTGGAACTCGGAGCGCGCCCGGGAGGTACGCCTGGCGCTCAAGCGGGCGGGCTCCTTCGCGGCCTGCAACCGCTGCATAGGGACACTTTATCCCCTGAGGGGGAGGGACTGA
- a CDS encoding amidohydrolase family protein, whose amino-acid sequence MIVDALAHATEDGKWFETGLDASVAALLASMDANGVERAVLAGMHGHAELDFLARTAAKHPGRFIPVAGLDLSMGLNTAARTIAQAEELGFAGVKIYPRMSGVSLTDPLVEEVVDLAGEADLAAFICTIHRPPLPPLGRPVSDAIHQLCAVCENTRIVLVHGGYDDLLATSERIRPMEHVLLDLSLTLTRFARASVGLDIAFLLESFDRRICVGTDFPETSWGDVMRAFERIGYSRADLAGAGVLGENLLRFLTPDEEG is encoded by the coding sequence ATGATCGTAGACGCACTGGCCCACGCCACCGAAGACGGCAAGTGGTTCGAGACAGGCCTGGACGCCTCCGTGGCGGCCCTGCTGGCCTCAATGGACGCAAACGGCGTTGAGCGCGCCGTGCTGGCGGGCATGCACGGCCACGCCGAGCTGGACTTTCTGGCCCGCACGGCAGCCAAACACCCGGGGCGCTTCATTCCCGTGGCCGGGCTGGACCTCTCCATGGGCCTGAACACCGCCGCCCGGACCATCGCCCAGGCCGAGGAGCTGGGCTTCGCCGGGGTCAAGATCTACCCCCGGATGAGTGGCGTGTCCCTCACCGACCCCCTGGTGGAGGAGGTGGTGGACCTTGCAGGCGAGGCCGACCTGGCCGCCTTCATCTGCACCATCCATCGCCCTCCGCTGCCGCCCCTGGGCCGCCCGGTGAGCGACGCCATCCACCAGCTCTGCGCCGTGTGCGAGAACACGCGCATCGTGCTGGTGCACGGCGGCTACGACGACCTGCTGGCCACGTCGGAGCGCATCCGGCCCATGGAGCACGTGCTGCTGGACCTGTCGCTGACGCTCACCCGCTTCGCCAGGGCCTCCGTGGGCCTGGACATCGCCTTCCTGCTGGAGAGCTTCGACAGGCGCATCTGCGTGGGCACCGACTTCCCCGAGACCTCCTGGGGCGACGTGATGCGCGCCTTCGAGAGGATAGGCTATTCCCGGGCCGATCTGGCTGGCGCGGGCGTTCTGGGCGAGAACCTGCTGCGCTTCCTGACCCCGGACGAGGAGGGCTAG
- a CDS encoding ATP-grasp domain-containing protein, whose amino-acid sequence MSGRKRVLILGGGRYYLKAIETARRLGYFTAVADRDPKAPGLAAADVGRAVDIVDVPGLTALARELRIDAVVPLNDFGVRPAAAVSAALGLPGVGEAVAALGTDKAAMRLHWRERGLPQPRFVVIESPEQALAAARELAVWPLVCKPADSRGGGSRGVSMVRTLEDLPAAVAFAQSFYADRRVMLEECVQGLEHSLETFTAGGRTTVLAVSDKRKTPPPYRVDTDVIYPSTLEGDALRAVEGAACDAVRALGLPFGPAHVELCSLPGGGTALFEVGLRPGGGHTPDPIVPWVAGVDVVAATLRAYLGEAPGPLEPTARRSCVYHFLTPEPGRVVRVDGLEEVRSWPAILDAGLLVSPGDAIRPVRTGADRAGFVVAAGEDREQALTLAQRADAAIRVVTEGIQGERA is encoded by the coding sequence ATGAGCGGGCGTAAACGCGTGCTCATCCTGGGCGGGGGGCGCTACTACCTCAAGGCCATCGAGACGGCCCGCCGCCTGGGCTATTTCACCGCCGTGGCCGACCGCGACCCCAAAGCCCCTGGCCTGGCCGCCGCCGACGTGGGCCGCGCGGTGGACATCGTGGATGTGCCCGGCCTCACCGCCCTGGCCCGGGAGCTGCGCATCGACGCCGTGGTGCCCCTGAACGATTTCGGCGTGCGCCCGGCCGCGGCCGTGAGCGCCGCCCTGGGCCTGCCCGGCGTGGGCGAGGCCGTGGCCGCCCTGGGCACGGACAAGGCCGCCATGCGCCTGCACTGGCGGGAGCGCGGCCTTCCCCAGCCCCGCTTCGTGGTGATCGAGAGCCCGGAGCAGGCCCTGGCCGCCGCGCGGGAACTGGCCGTGTGGCCCCTGGTCTGCAAGCCCGCCGACAGCCGGGGCGGGGGCAGCCGGGGCGTGAGCATGGTCCGCACTCTCGAGGACCTGCCCGCAGCCGTGGCCTTCGCCCAGTCCTTCTATGCGGATCGCCGCGTCATGCTGGAGGAATGCGTTCAGGGCCTGGAACATTCGCTGGAGACGTTCACCGCCGGCGGGCGCACCACGGTGCTGGCCGTGTCGGACAAGCGCAAGACCCCGCCGCCCTACCGGGTGGACACGGACGTGATCTACCCCAGCACGCTGGAGGGCGACGCCCTGCGCGCCGTGGAGGGCGCGGCCTGCGACGCGGTGCGCGCCCTGGGCCTGCCTTTCGGCCCGGCGCACGTGGAGCTGTGCTCCCTGCCCGGCGGTGGGACGGCCCTGTTCGAAGTGGGGTTGCGCCCCGGCGGGGGCCACACCCCGGACCCCATCGTGCCCTGGGTCGCGGGGGTGGACGTGGTGGCCGCCACCCTGCGGGCCTACCTCGGCGAGGCCCCGGGACCGCTTGAGCCCACGGCGCGGCGGAGCTGCGTCTATCATTTCCTGACCCCTGAGCCGGGGCGGGTGGTTCGCGTGGATGGGCTGGAGGAGGTGCGCTCCTGGCCGGCCATCCTGGACGCGGGCCTGCTGGTCTCGCCCGGGGATGCGATCCGGCCCGTGCGTACCGGGGCGGACCGGGCCGGGTTCGTGGTGGCCGCCGGAGAGGACCGGGAGCAGGCGCTGACGCTGGCGCAGCGTGCGGACGCGGCCATCCGGGTGGTCACCGAAGGTATTCAAGGAGAACGGGCGTGA
- a CDS encoding radical SAM protein translates to MKKDDFVYKELKTQLNRLKFIEAAVSGTAPEGFLPRRVFIEPTNSCNCRCVHCPTHTQMERPRGQMDFGLYTRIIDELAPHWAEITVNLYKHGEPTLHPRIFDMVDYARERNLFVQMNTNLAAIRPEHIPALKRVDYLGVSIDAASPETYRAVKGRGHFEQVIGNFLDFLEAWGEGATSAAYACDAVFLRQQANDHEAALFEEMFTRLPIGHVSVFALHNFTGPIGEGATGLEGKAALPRGQWPVCNIPWDIMGIDWDGTAMPCTIDCNTGYPLGNVAEEGVLALWEGPRMAAFRDALRRRDYESLQGGRALCAGCSILWEPAYALPTDFHAEVGRMEKYLTAAVRRVAEQKERHGELMAKWEYLKANRQAWTRELRERAEALRPEGLGKEAAP, encoded by the coding sequence GTGAAGAAGGACGATTTCGTCTACAAGGAGCTGAAAACCCAGCTCAACCGGCTCAAGTTCATCGAGGCGGCCGTCAGCGGGACCGCGCCCGAGGGCTTCCTGCCGCGCCGGGTGTTCATTGAGCCTACCAACTCCTGCAACTGCCGCTGCGTGCACTGCCCCACCCACACCCAGATGGAGCGCCCCCGAGGGCAGATGGACTTCGGGCTCTACACCCGCATCATCGACGAGTTGGCCCCGCACTGGGCTGAGATCACGGTGAATCTCTACAAGCACGGCGAGCCCACCCTGCACCCGCGCATCTTCGACATGGTGGACTACGCCCGCGAGCGCAACCTCTTCGTGCAGATGAACACCAACCTGGCGGCCATCCGCCCGGAGCACATCCCGGCGCTGAAACGCGTGGACTACCTGGGCGTCTCCATCGACGCGGCCAGCCCGGAGACTTACCGCGCAGTCAAGGGGCGCGGCCACTTCGAGCAGGTGATCGGGAACTTCCTGGACTTCCTGGAGGCCTGGGGCGAGGGGGCCACCTCCGCCGCCTACGCCTGCGACGCCGTGTTCCTGCGCCAGCAGGCCAACGACCACGAGGCCGCCCTGTTCGAGGAGATGTTCACCCGCCTGCCCATCGGCCACGTGAGCGTCTTCGCCCTGCACAACTTCACCGGCCCCATCGGGGAGGGCGCCACAGGCCTGGAGGGCAAGGCCGCGCTGCCCCGCGGGCAGTGGCCCGTGTGCAACATCCCCTGGGACATCATGGGCATCGACTGGGACGGCACGGCCATGCCCTGCACCATCGACTGCAACACCGGCTACCCCCTGGGCAACGTGGCCGAGGAGGGCGTGCTGGCGCTGTGGGAAGGCCCGCGCATGGCCGCCTTCCGCGACGCCCTGCGCAGGCGGGATTATGAGTCGCTTCAGGGTGGGCGCGCCCTGTGCGCGGGCTGCTCCATCCTCTGGGAACCCGCCTACGCCCTGCCCACGGACTTCCACGCCGAGGTGGGCCGCATGGAGAAGTACCTGACCGCCGCCGTGCGCCGCGTGGCCGAACAGAAAGAGCGCCACGGCGAGTTGATGGCCAAGTGGGAATACCTCAAGGCCAACCGCCAAGCCTGGACCCGCGAGCTGCGGGAGCGCGCCGAAGCCCTGCGCCCAGAGGGATTGGGCAAGGAGGCCGCGCCGTGA
- a CDS encoding class I SAM-dependent methyltransferase, translating to MSGGRCRNEGPGGDSGGGDHAPPDSRANGGPHAGAQTLADKLADNQARHEAYYAGVRSREDSGRINAPGSQYLVHLLRGGHLGADFADGRGRAALDVGCGSGWDLAGLGMMGWRPHGVELTEAIARRAEANARAHGQEAQVRVGTAQRIPYPDGMFALALAGGVLHYAAHMDQARLALAEMARVLAPGGRVVLTTNHPENWIMRGCERLGNGVVRVNRPGDHRHGQLHVLFERAEDLARALSEHFTGVQVGENRLEFFDKTVRNWVATGVVAEGEGES from the coding sequence GTGAGCGGGGGGCGGTGTCGAAACGAGGGTCCAGGGGGCGACTCGGGCGGTGGGGATCATGCACCCCCGGACTCCAGGGCCAACGGCGGGCCGCACGCGGGGGCGCAAACCCTGGCCGACAAGCTGGCCGACAACCAGGCCCGGCACGAGGCCTACTACGCGGGGGTGCGCTCCCGGGAGGACTCCGGGCGCATCAACGCACCGGGCAGCCAGTACCTCGTCCACCTGCTGCGCGGCGGGCATCTTGGGGCCGATTTCGCGGACGGCCGGGGCCGGGCCGCGCTGGATGTGGGCTGCGGCTCCGGGTGGGACCTGGCCGGGCTCGGCATGATGGGCTGGCGGCCCCACGGAGTTGAACTCACCGAGGCCATCGCACGCCGCGCCGAGGCCAACGCCCGCGCCCACGGCCAGGAAGCCCAGGTGCGCGTGGGCACGGCGCAGCGGATTCCCTACCCGGACGGCATGTTTGCGCTGGCGCTCGCGGGCGGCGTGCTGCACTATGCCGCCCACATGGACCAGGCGCGCCTTGCGCTCGCCGAGATGGCCCGCGTGCTCGCTCCCGGGGGGAGGGTGGTGCTCACCACCAACCACCCGGAGAACTGGATCATGCGGGGGTGCGAACGCCTGGGCAACGGGGTGGTGCGGGTGAACCGCCCCGGGGACCATCGCCACGGCCAGCTCCACGTGCTCTTCGAGCGCGCGGAGGATTTGGCGCGTGCGCTCTCGGAACATTTCACGGGGGTTCAGGTGGGTGAAAACCGCCTGGAATTTTTCGATAAAACGGTTCGGAACTGGGTGGCCACGGGCGTGGTGGCCGAAGGGGAGGGGGAATCGTGA
- a CDS encoding DegT/DnrJ/EryC1/StrS family aminotransferase — protein sequence MYRIPLTRPWLPPETLDEVRRVLESGFLTEGAATAELETLARQATGAAHSLAVTSCTTGLELALRALGVGPGHEVLVPAYTYPATATAVSMVGALPVVVDVDPWSMNVDFERLERAVTPATAALMPVSLFGNPLDWDRLGPLRERLGIPIIEDAACSLGSSWRGQPVGSQADVTVFSLHPRKVATTGEGGLVTTNDEALVERMWSLKHFGLERQGPEGGRPRFVRMGTNLKLSNIQAAVGLPQLRRLEEIVTRRQELAARYLELLAGVEGAGMHAITPGGLSCRQTFCVFVPRRDEVMARMRARGIEAQIGTYLLPAEPAFQDPAVCRLEGPFPGAQRAWDECLALPLYHEMTDGEQVEVVEALREALGGN from the coding sequence ATGTACCGCATCCCGCTGACGCGCCCCTGGCTGCCCCCCGAGACCCTGGACGAGGTGCGCCGGGTGCTGGAGAGCGGCTTCCTCACCGAAGGGGCCGCCACGGCCGAACTGGAGACTTTGGCCCGGCAGGCCACGGGAGCCGCTCACTCCCTGGCCGTGACTTCCTGCACCACGGGGCTGGAGTTGGCCCTGCGCGCCCTGGGCGTCGGCCCCGGGCACGAGGTGCTGGTCCCGGCGTACACCTACCCGGCCACCGCCACGGCCGTTTCCATGGTCGGCGCGCTGCCCGTGGTCGTGGATGTGGACCCCTGGAGCATGAACGTCGATTTCGAGCGCCTGGAGCGGGCCGTCACCCCGGCCACGGCTGCGCTCATGCCCGTGTCGCTCTTCGGCAACCCCCTGGACTGGGACCGCCTCGGCCCCCTGCGCGAGCGGCTGGGCATCCCCATAATCGAGGACGCCGCCTGTTCTCTTGGTTCGAGCTGGCGCGGCCAGCCCGTTGGCTCCCAGGCCGACGTCACGGTCTTCAGCCTGCACCCGCGCAAGGTGGCCACCACCGGCGAGGGCGGGCTGGTCACCACGAATGACGAGGCCCTGGTCGAGCGCATGTGGTCGCTCAAGCACTTCGGGCTGGAGCGCCAGGGGCCGGAAGGCGGCCGCCCGCGCTTCGTGCGCATGGGCACCAACCTGAAGCTCTCCAACATCCAGGCCGCCGTGGGCCTGCCCCAGCTGCGCCGCCTGGAGGAAATCGTGACCCGGCGGCAAGAGCTTGCCGCGCGCTATCTGGAACTGCTGGCAGGCGTGGAGGGCGCGGGCATGCACGCCATCACCCCGGGCGGGCTGAGCTGCCGCCAAACTTTCTGCGTGTTCGTGCCCCGGCGCGACGAGGTCATGGCCAGGATGCGCGCCCGCGGGATAGAGGCCCAGATCGGCACCTACCTGCTGCCCGCCGAGCCCGCCTTCCAGGACCCGGCCGTGTGCAGGCTGGAAGGGCCGTTCCCCGGCGCGCAGCGGGCCTGGGACGAGTGCCTGGCCCTGCCGCTCTACCACGAGATGACGGACGGGGAGCAGGTCGAGGTGGTGGAGGCGCTGCGCGAGGCGCTCGGGGGGAATTGA
- a CDS encoding NAD-dependent epimerase/dehydratase family protein, translating into MDIQGKRLLVIGGAGFIGSHLVDQLTAEDVAEIRVFDNFTRGTRANLENALSDPRVKIFELGGELMHRDILDAAMKGVDGVFHLAALWLLHCQDYPRSAFEVNVAGTFNVLEAMLANGVRRLVYSSSASVYGDAVSEPMAEDHPYANKTFYGATKIAGEHFCRALHHRYKGTPQHFDYVGLRYMNVYGPRQDYKGAYIAVIMRMLDRIDQGLPPVLYGDGSQSYDFVSVADCARANLLAMKAEATDAFYNVGTGKKTSLRELAEIVLEITGAKTGIEFQEGGQTFVKNRVGCPEKARRDLGFTATDDLRQGLARLIEWREAAKAGRA; encoded by the coding sequence ATGGACATCCAAGGCAAGCGCCTCCTGGTCATCGGTGGGGCGGGCTTCATCGGCTCCCACCTGGTGGACCAGCTCACCGCCGAGGACGTGGCCGAAATCCGCGTCTTCGACAACTTCACGCGCGGCACCCGCGCCAACCTGGAGAACGCCCTCTCCGACCCCCGGGTGAAGATCTTCGAGCTCGGCGGCGAACTCATGCACCGCGATATCCTGGACGCGGCCATGAAGGGCGTGGACGGCGTGTTCCACCTGGCCGCCCTCTGGCTGCTCCACTGCCAGGACTACCCCCGCTCCGCCTTCGAGGTGAACGTGGCCGGCACCTTCAACGTGCTGGAGGCCATGCTGGCCAACGGCGTGCGCAGGCTGGTCTACTCCTCGTCCGCCTCGGTCTACGGCGACGCCGTCAGCGAACCCATGGCCGAGGACCACCCCTATGCCAACAAGACCTTCTACGGCGCCACCAAGATCGCGGGCGAGCACTTCTGCCGCGCCCTGCACCACCGCTACAAGGGCACACCCCAGCACTTCGACTACGTGGGCCTGCGCTACATGAACGTCTACGGCCCCAGGCAGGACTACAAAGGGGCCTACATCGCGGTCATCATGCGTATGCTCGACCGCATCGACCAGGGCCTGCCCCCCGTGCTCTACGGCGACGGCAGCCAGTCCTACGACTTCGTCTCCGTGGCCGACTGCGCCCGCGCCAACCTGCTGGCCATGAAGGCCGAAGCCACCGACGCCTTCTACAACGTGGGCACTGGCAAAAAGACCTCGCTTAGGGAACTGGCCGAGATCGTGCTGGAGATCACCGGCGCGAAGACCGGCATCGAATTCCAGGAGGGCGGCCAGACCTTCGTGAAGAACCGCGTGGGTTGCCCCGAAAAGGCCCGGCGCGACCTGGGCTTCACGGCCACGGACGACCTGCGCCAGGGCCTGGCCCGGCTCATCGAGTGGCGCGAGGCCGCCAAGGCGGGGAGGGCCTAG
- the asnB gene encoding asparagine synthase (glutamine-hydrolyzing), translating to MCGVAGVLRSTGTPPSEGEIAAMTAALAHRGPDGEGLRLFGSPAPWLALGQRRLAVIDREGGAQPMASADGSAWVVCNGEIYNHRELFGELAGLGFAARTRSDTEAVLLAWQAWGRECLPRLRGMFAFALVDFRRGELLLARDGQGIKPLYYRPLTGGLAFASELDALGKMDGPPPRASLRAVEHYLRYQYIPAPMTIFEGVFSLEPGCSVSATFGGCGPDGAGGIRDFRLEEPRRWHDPGFEPDPALEDDAAALEAVSEAVCGAVSAQLVSDVPLGLLLSGGVDSTLVAWAARRSVDGPLPAFAVGFELASASELEYARQAAKILGLDLHETVVAEDMLSLLPHLAAAQGQPFGDSSILPTWLLCRAARQGVTVALSGDGGDEAFGGYHTYANWLASGERPGCGPTLWENHVLTTPRPFREPLWKPEFRGSLSEPCPAYADAARRSCGFDALAHAQCMDMRTYLPGDILTKVDMASMTHALEVRPPLLDPQVLDVARRLPLSQRYREGLGGKAVLKRLLLAEGFSPEFVLRPKQGFAIPREHWFLPGTEASAMLRDLLDEPSSRLGELFSRNCIEDYLARHTHAYDLSGILWLLTVFGLWNVAHPGLEYA from the coding sequence ATGTGCGGCGTCGCCGGAGTGCTGCGTTCCACTGGAACGCCCCCCTCGGAAGGTGAAATCGCGGCCATGACCGCCGCCCTGGCCCATCGCGGCCCCGACGGCGAGGGGTTGCGCCTGTTCGGCTCCCCCGCGCCCTGGCTGGCCCTGGGCCAACGCAGGCTGGCCGTGATCGACCGCGAGGGCGGGGCCCAGCCCATGGCGAGCGCGGACGGATCGGCCTGGGTGGTCTGCAACGGGGAGATCTACAATCATCGGGAGCTGTTCGGCGAACTGGCCGGGCTCGGATTCGCGGCCCGCACCCGCAGCGACACCGAAGCCGTGCTCCTGGCCTGGCAGGCCTGGGGCCGCGAGTGCCTGCCCAGGCTGCGCGGCATGTTTGCCTTCGCCCTGGTGGACTTCCGGCGCGGCGAGCTGCTGCTGGCCCGCGACGGGCAGGGCATCAAGCCCCTTTATTACAGGCCGTTGACGGGCGGGCTGGCTTTCGCCTCCGAACTGGACGCCCTGGGCAAGATGGATGGCCCGCCCCCCCGCGCCAGCCTGCGCGCCGTGGAGCACTACCTGCGCTACCAGTACATCCCCGCGCCCATGACGATCTTCGAGGGAGTCTTCAGCCTGGAGCCGGGCTGCTCTGTCTCGGCCACGTTCGGGGGCTGCGGCCCGGACGGGGCGGGGGGGATACGCGATTTCCGGCTGGAGGAGCCCCGGCGCTGGCACGACCCCGGCTTTGAGCCCGACCCGGCCCTGGAGGATGACGCGGCCGCCCTGGAGGCCGTGTCCGAGGCGGTGTGCGGGGCCGTATCCGCGCAGCTGGTCTCCGACGTTCCGCTGGGGCTTTTGCTCTCCGGCGGGGTGGACTCCACCCTGGTGGCCTGGGCCGCCCGCCGGAGCGTGGATGGGCCGCTCCCTGCCTTCGCCGTGGGTTTCGAGCTGGCCAGCGCCAGCGAGCTGGAGTATGCCCGGCAGGCCGCGAAAATCCTGGGGCTCGATCTGCATGAAACCGTGGTCGCCGAGGACATGCTGTCCCTGCTGCCGCACCTGGCCGCCGCGCAGGGCCAGCCCTTCGGGGACAGCTCCATCCTGCCCACCTGGCTGCTCTGCCGGGCCGCGCGGCAGGGCGTCACCGTTGCGCTCTCGGGCGACGGCGGGGACGAGGCCTTCGGCGGCTACCACACCTACGCCAACTGGCTGGCCTCGGGTGAGCGCCCCGGCTGCGGGCCGACGCTGTGGGAAAACCACGTGCTGACCACGCCGCGCCCCTTCCGCGAGCCACTCTGGAAACCCGAGTTTCGAGGCTCGCTGTCCGAGCCTTGCCCGGCCTACGCCGACGCCGCCCGGCGCAGCTGCGGCTTCGACGCCCTGGCCCACGCCCAGTGCATGGACATGCGCACCTACCTGCCCGGCGACATCCTGACCAAGGTGGACATGGCCTCCATGACCCACGCCCTGGAGGTGCGCCCGCCGCTCCTGGACCCGCAGGTGCTGGACGTGGCCCGCCGCCTGCCGCTTTCTCAACGCTACCGCGAAGGCCTGGGAGGCAAGGCCGTGCTCAAGCGGCTGCTTCTGGCCGAAGGATTTTCGCCGGAGTTCGTGCTGCGGCCCAAGCAGGGCTTCGCCATCCCCCGCGAGCACTGGTTCCTGCCCGGCACGGAGGCCTCAGCCATGCTGCGCGACCTGCTGGACGAGCCGTCCTCCCGGCTGGGCGAGCTGTTTTCGCGGAACTGCATCGAGGACTATCTGGCGCGCCACACCCATGCATACGATCTTTCAGGCATCCTCTGGCTGCTCACGGTCTTTGGCCTTTGGAACGTGGCCCACCCGGGCCTGGAGTACGCATGA
- a CDS encoding glycosyltransferase family 4 protein: MSAPTSRPRILCVADQRGWIFDRHIAALRRFLGERFEIVPHYYWDKQPYDEGEYDLVYTLEWNLARPELMRRRERNVTGIRSHVAWEAMGAAGLGLILRERFGAVHAVSRRLCGIFAPHLPGVAYVTHGVDLELFTPGCAPGAHGGPLRLGWAGNRQSPGDKGCGLLDGLGGLAGVALATCGLGERMLTLEDMPGFYAGIDVYCCASLTEGSNNSLLEAAASGRGIVTTDNGTVPEYLRHGESAFIVERRPEAFERAVRELARDRELLARMGAAAREAVRAFDWRAKALDYAGFFDRALNKESQPDG; the protein is encoded by the coding sequence ATGAGCGCGCCAACCTCACGCCCGCGCATCCTCTGCGTGGCGGACCAGCGCGGCTGGATCTTCGACCGGCACATCGCGGCCCTGCGCCGTTTTCTGGGCGAACGCTTCGAGATTGTGCCCCATTACTACTGGGACAAGCAGCCCTACGACGAGGGCGAGTACGATCTGGTCTACACCCTGGAGTGGAACCTGGCCCGCCCGGAGCTGATGCGCCGCCGGGAGCGCAACGTCACGGGCATCCGCTCCCATGTGGCCTGGGAGGCCATGGGCGCGGCAGGGCTCGGGCTGATCCTGAGGGAACGGTTCGGCGCGGTGCACGCCGTATCGCGCAGGCTCTGCGGCATCTTCGCCCCGCACCTGCCGGGCGTGGCCTATGTGACCCACGGGGTGGACCTGGAGCTGTTCACGCCCGGTTGCGCCCCGGGCGCGCATGGCGGGCCGCTGCGCCTGGGCTGGGCGGGCAACCGGCAGAGCCCGGGCGACAAGGGCTGCGGCCTGCTGGACGGGCTGGGGGGGCTTGCGGGCGTGGCCCTGGCCACCTGCGGCCTGGGGGAGCGGATGCTCACGCTTGAGGACATGCCCGGCTTCTACGCGGGGATCGACGTGTACTGTTGCGCCTCGCTCACGGAGGGCAGCAACAACTCGCTGCTGGAGGCGGCGGCCTCGGGCCGGGGCATCGTCACCACGGACAACGGCACCGTGCCGGAGTACCTGCGCCACGGGGAGAGCGCCTTCATTGTGGAGCGCAGGCCCGAGGCCTTCGAGCGGGCCGTGCGGGAGCTGGCGCGGGATCGTGAGCTGCTGGCGCGCATGGGCGCGGCCGCGCGGGAGGCGGTGCGGGCATTCGACTGGCGCGCGAAGGCGCTGGATTATGCGGGGTTTTTCGATCGGGCGCTCAACAAGGAGTCCCAACCCGATGGATAA